In the genome of Colletes latitarsis isolate SP2378_abdomen chromosome 9, iyColLati1, whole genome shotgun sequence, one region contains:
- the LOC143345647 gene encoding uncharacterized protein LOC143345647 gives MTCSEKNLSTIIELLQESINDLLSWSVKSGLKFSPQKTKYIIFSRKRKLTTLPPNLHIRNTEIERVDSIRILGLIFDHKLTWGPHMKYLKVTCTKKMNIIKALSNYNWGADQEIIIQIYQALIRSKLDYGSIVYNSAKPNILKTIDSIHNAALKIASGSYRTSPINSILFESKEPSLEQRRKYLSLKYAAKMSSTPNNPTYSNIFTNRYTHLQAKKPKFPIPFYGRIAKYDSSTVIIPTATIPCKFRKTAPWVLKTPETNVDLAKLPKDQISSAEHRFNFQQLCNKYPNHQTIYTDASKTDQGVGAAIICGTTIKKFHLPVTSSIFTAEAWAVLEALNLIRNLNAQPSIIFTDSMSVLMAITNANPETKHEVILDIQDTYTDLINNGKQITLAWVPSHQGIKGNEAADTAAKEATALSPNSTDRQVPHQDLIVALRNIEQRSWNNIWTTSKKIKTHDVTQDFFQIMPSSNMRRKDRIIMSRLRTGHCKLTHEYLIKKTEPPMCTVCMKIITINHLLFECTIYNTQRKRYKITSAEALTTKKHVEKTLNYLQDINIYHWI, from the coding sequence ATGACCTGCAGCGAGAAAAACCTATCCACTATCATTGAGCTCTTACAGGAAAGCATCAACGACCTTCTATCATGGTCTGTAAAATCAGGACTTAAATTCTCCCCGCAAAAAACAAAATACATCATCTTTTctagaaaacgcaagttaaccaCACTTCCCCCTAATCTCCACATACGAAATACTGAAATCGAAAGAGTAGACAGTATTAGAATATTAGGACTCATCTTTGACCATAAGCTAACGTGGGGACcacatatgaaatatttaaaagttaCATGCACAAAAAAAATGAACATCATAAAAGCTTTGTCAAATTATAACTGGGGAGCTGACCAAGAGATCATCATACAAATCTACCAGGCTTTAATCAGATCCAAACTCGACTACGGGTCAATAGTTTATAACTCGGCTAAACCAAATATTCTGAAAACAATTGACTCAATTCATAACGCCGCTCTAAAAATAGCATCTGGAAGCTACAGGACCAGTCCAATAAATAGCATATTGTTTGAATCAAAAGAACCTTCATTAGAACAAAGAAGGAAATACCTAAGCCTAAAATACGCAGCCAAAATGTCCTCCACTCCAAATAATCCCACATACAGCAACATATTTACAAACAGATATACCCACCTGCAAGCTAAAAAACCCAAGTTTCCAATTCCATTCTATGGAAGAATTGCCAAATACGATAGTTCCACTGTGATTATACCAACAGCAACTATTCCATGTAAATTCAGGAAAACAGCTCCCTGGGTCCTAAAAACACCAGAAACCAACGTCGACCTCGCAAAACTTCCCAAAGACCAAATAAGCAGCGCAGAACACAGATTTAACTTTCAACAACTATGTAACAAATACCCAAACCACCAAACGATATACACTGATGCATCAAAGACTGACCAGGGAGTAGGAGCGGCCATCATCTGCGGCACCACAATCAAAAAATTCCATCTCCCGGTAACCTCATCTATTTTTACAGCTGAAGCCTGGGCAGTTCTTGAAGCTCTTAACCTCATACGAAACCTCAATGCCCAACCTTCCATCATTTTTACCGACTCAATGAGTGTACTCATGGCAATAACAAACGCAAATCCCGAAACCAAACATGAAGTCATTCTAGACATCCAAGACACCTATACGGATCTCATAAACAACGGCAAACAAATAACCCTTGCCTGGGTTCCATCTCACCAAGGCATCAAAGGAAACGAGGCAGCTGATACAGCCGCCAAAGAAGCAACAGCACTTTCACCAAATAGCACAGACAGACAAGTCCCACACCAAGACCTCATTGTCGCATTACGCAATATCGAGCAACGATCATGGAATAACATATGGACCAcatctaagaaaataaaaacacaCGACGTTACCCAAGACTTCTTTCAAATAATGCCTAGCAGCAATATGAGAAGGAAGGATAGGATAATCATGTCCAGGCTGAGAACTGGTCATTGCAAACTCACACATGAGTACCTAATTAAGAAAACGGAACCACCAATGTGCACTGTCTGCATGAAGATCATTACAATCAACCACCTGCTATTCGAATGTACAATATATAACACCCAAAGGAAAAGATATAAAATAACATCGGCAGAAGCTCTAACGACAAAGAAGCACGTAGAAAAGACCCTAAACTACCTACAAGACATCAACATTTACCACTGGATATGA